The Flavobacterium galactosidilyticum nucleotide sequence ATTATCGTCGTTGATGGATGATTTTACTTCTATATTATTCTGAGGCCAGTTCCAGTCAAAATCAAATTTTTTATTAGGATATGCTACAAAATCCATAATTCGAGCTGCTGTATCAATTTCTAAACAATAGTAAGGATTTAGTGAATTATCAGCTCTAAAAAATAATTCTACTCTATCAGAGCTTCCAATACTTTCAATTCCATCATCTTTTTTTTCGATGTGAATCATTGTATCGAATACAGTAAAACAGAAAAATAAATTTTCACCATCCCATACCGCTTTAAACTCTATTTTTTTAGGTTTCTCCTCATCCCAAGGAGAAGTAAAATCAGTTAAAATTACGGCATTTTGCCATAAAGGATTATCGCCTTTTCCGGTAACTTCTAGAAGATTTTCTTCTACTAACTTTACTTCGTAATTTTTCATTTCTTGATTCATAAATACTATTTTGAGGATGTAAATTGCATTACTTTTTATTTTTTCTAAAGGTGCATAGCAGTACAAAACCAAAATTACAAATTAAACGCATCATGTGGAAATAAAATTGCCTTGTTTGTGTGTTTGTTTATAGGCATATTTGTATGTGCTTTTCGTAAAAAAAGTCCAAGCTAATTAGCCAATTTTTTAGCAATTTTAGGATTAAGTTTTACCACATTATTTTGCTCACCAATAGCTGTGGATATGCAAATAAAAACCACACAGTAAGTTAAGCTATATTTTTGTAATTAATTTTATTGTTAAATAGTTGTATAATCTAAAATAGAATATCTTCTTGTTGTGTTGGATCAAATTTCAATGTATTGCTTCGCTGTTCTATCGCTCGGGTCACAGATTTCCAGTTTTATTTGTTCTTTTAGATAACAATGTCATTTTATAGATATGAGAATTGTTATTCCTTGAAATAATACAAACAATCCCTTGAATTGTATAAATTAAACCGCTAATTAATCTATAATTTAGTAAATTAGAATTCAAGCTAATCTTTACGCTTA carries:
- a CDS encoding sugar-binding protein, with amino-acid sequence MNQEMKNYEVKLVEENLLEVTGKGDNPLWQNAVILTDFTSPWDEEKPKKIEFKAVWDGENLFFCFTVFDTMIHIEKKDDGIESIGSSDRVELFFRADNSLNPYYCLEIDTAARIMDFVAYPNKKFDFDWNWPQNNIEVKSSINDDNFTVEGSISISSLKMLNLIKDNKIETGIFRAKYNETEKSIFEPVWISWVDPDTEEPNFHIASSFGILNLME